Proteins co-encoded in one Candidatus Neomarinimicrobiota bacterium genomic window:
- a CDS encoding LapA family protein, with protein MKTWKIITTLVVAVLVLIVVLQNTAAVETRILFFTLTLPRALLLFLTFLVGFILGLVVMLTGRRQK; from the coding sequence ATGAAAACCTGGAAAATTATTACGACCCTGGTGGTCGCAGTGTTGGTCTTGATTGTCGTCCTCCAAAACACGGCGGCTGTGGAGACCCGGATTCTATTTTTCACCCTCACCCTTCCCCGGGCGCTCCTGCTATTTCTCACCTTTCTGGTCGGTTTTATTCTTGGTCTGGTTGTGATGCTTACCGGAAGACGCCAGAAATGA
- a CDS encoding cell wall metabolism sensor histidine kinase WalK: MRVRNKILVSQGIGLVLMTLVICWGIVHLVRLGQASSAILEENYQSILAAESMRNALERQDSALLHALTKTGATSSRDMFQTNESRFLQWQSRADNNITIPEETGTLHDLDSLYTAFRSATTSYWTGLDRGTSDPASYYSDNIQPLVWQLQENIERLRDLNQEAMYTASDQAKSVAHAAIVSTIAVGLIGLVLSIVLSVLVARKITNPLQTLATASQQIAQGDYDVTIPVDTEDELGQLAEEFNRMATQLQSYEQLNIDQIMREKQKNEAILTSIEDGIILINSAGKVVNFNPAAAELFRRSWTAGSPPIPMEQLIQDETLLDHLQTTIDEGDPLEISDEERITTLGGLQEDKFYAYTITPFTGHTSGLEGMILHLRDVTRLKQLDQLKSEFVMAASHELRTPLTSIGMSIAILREHLDETLSEKDADMLETAHTEIRRLKSLVNDLLELSKIETGRIQMTFERTPASLITERIRSVFANQFDEKSIRFTEEIPDDLPEVKADSNKITWVITNLISNAIRYVKSGGQITLSAQHTHEHVYISVADDGAGIPEEYQSKIFDRFVQVQEDNHGGGSGLGLAICKEIVRAHGGTIWVESDPGEGSTFTFTLPVVAEAHSSSSRDETK; the protein is encoded by the coding sequence ATGCGCGTTCGAAATAAAATACTGGTCAGTCAGGGAATCGGCCTGGTACTAATGACCCTGGTAATCTGTTGGGGCATTGTGCATCTGGTGCGTCTGGGACAGGCGAGTTCTGCAATTCTGGAGGAGAATTACCAGAGTATCCTCGCCGCAGAAAGCATGCGGAATGCCCTGGAACGCCAGGATAGTGCACTGCTCCACGCATTGACCAAAACCGGGGCTACCTCGTCCCGGGACATGTTTCAAACGAACGAATCACGATTTCTCCAATGGCAGAGCCGGGCGGATAATAACATCACTATTCCGGAAGAGACCGGGACGCTCCACGATCTCGATTCGCTGTATACCGCCTTCCGGAGTGCAACGACATCGTACTGGACCGGCCTCGACCGGGGCACCTCAGATCCCGCGTCGTACTATAGTGACAATATCCAGCCCCTTGTGTGGCAGTTGCAGGAGAACATCGAACGACTCCGGGATCTCAACCAGGAGGCGATGTATACTGCGAGTGACCAGGCAAAATCCGTGGCACATGCAGCTATTGTATCCACCATCGCCGTGGGGCTTATTGGATTGGTGTTGAGTATAGTATTAAGTGTTCTCGTTGCCCGCAAAATTACGAACCCTTTGCAGACATTGGCCACGGCATCCCAGCAGATCGCACAGGGCGATTACGATGTCACGATCCCGGTGGACACGGAAGATGAATTGGGGCAGCTGGCCGAGGAATTCAATCGGATGGCAACCCAGTTACAGTCCTATGAGCAGCTGAATATCGATCAGATCATGCGGGAGAAACAAAAGAACGAAGCCATTCTCACCAGCATCGAAGACGGAATCATTCTGATTAACTCCGCCGGGAAAGTGGTGAATTTCAATCCCGCGGCGGCCGAACTCTTCCGGCGATCCTGGACAGCCGGGAGCCCGCCGATCCCGATGGAACAGCTCATACAGGATGAGACATTGCTGGACCATTTGCAGACCACAATTGATGAAGGAGATCCACTGGAGATTTCAGACGAAGAACGGATTACGACCCTGGGCGGATTGCAGGAGGACAAGTTTTACGCCTATACTATTACACCGTTTACTGGTCACACCTCAGGGTTGGAAGGGATGATCCTCCATCTGCGGGACGTGACCCGCCTGAAACAACTGGATCAGCTCAAGAGTGAGTTCGTGATGGCGGCCTCCCATGAACTGCGGACGCCGCTCACCAGTATCGGCATGAGCATCGCAATTCTGCGGGAGCATCTGGATGAGACACTCAGCGAAAAGGATGCCGACATGCTGGAGACCGCCCATACAGAAATCCGCCGGCTCAAATCACTGGTGAACGACCTGCTGGAACTATCAAAGATCGAGACCGGGCGGATTCAGATGACGTTCGAACGGACTCCGGCGTCGCTCATTACCGAACGCATCCGATCGGTCTTCGCCAATCAATTCGACGAGAAATCGATCCGGTTCACCGAGGAGATTCCGGACGACCTGCCGGAGGTCAAAGCCGACAGCAATAAAATCACCTGGGTGATTACCAACCTCATTTCCAACGCGATCCGTTACGTTAAATCCGGTGGCCAAATTACCTTATCTGCGCAGCACACACACGAGCATGTCTACATCTCCGTGGCCGATGACGGCGCCGGAATCCCGGAGGAATATCAAAGCAAAATCTTTGATCGGTTTGTGCAGGTGCAGGAGGACAATCACGGTGGCGGGAGCGGACTGGGGCTCGCTATCTGTAAAGAAATCGTTCGGGCGCACGGCGGGACGATCTGGGTGGAATCCGACCCCGGAGAAGGCAGTACGTTCACTTTTACCCTGCCGGTGGTGGCAGAAGCACACAGCTCATCCTCCCGGGATGAAACGAAATAA
- a CDS encoding sigma-54 dependent transcriptional regulator: MAKDTTKPTPLQVLVVDDELPIRKTLTICLEDEGHTVRSVSNGSDARAEVQRRAFDLILLDLRLPDTDGLDLIPEFRSQSPWSKIVVITAYASIENAVEAIRRGAADYIPKPFEPEEVRMVTRRMGEMRSLELQVSSLQDRVEHLEPDLHLESASPAMQQAVETAREAASSEAVILLTGESGTGKTMLARAIHEWSGYQSGPFGVVSCPTIPKELLESELFGHVKGAFTGAIQDNPGRIAATEGGTLFLDEIGDMPLDVQPKLLRFLQERTYERVGEHQSREAHVRIIAATNTDLQQAAEDGRFREDLFYRLNVIDIHLPPLRERPDDIPVLANAFLDFFARTNHKPSLRLPDETVDIFQEYDWPGNVRELRNTIERAVILSKTDNITPDDLPDRIQPSQSEPDIGDTVTLEELEELHIRRVLAQTSSLQEAADILGIDASTLYRRRKQYGI, translated from the coding sequence ATGGCAAAGGATACAACAAAACCCACCCCACTTCAGGTCCTCGTGGTCGACGACGAACTTCCGATTCGGAAGACGCTGACCATCTGCCTGGAAGATGAAGGACATACCGTACGCTCCGTCAGTAACGGATCTGATGCGCGCGCGGAAGTACAGCGCCGGGCGTTTGACCTGATTCTGCTGGATTTACGCCTCCCGGACACCGACGGCCTCGACTTAATTCCGGAGTTCCGATCCCAATCCCCATGGAGCAAAATCGTGGTGATTACCGCCTACGCCTCCATCGAAAATGCCGTCGAAGCGATACGCCGTGGCGCTGCGGATTACATTCCCAAGCCGTTCGAACCGGAGGAAGTCCGGATGGTCACACGGCGCATGGGTGAAATGCGCTCCCTGGAACTCCAGGTGTCTTCTTTGCAGGATCGGGTGGAGCACCTGGAACCGGACCTTCACCTGGAGAGCGCCAGCCCGGCCATGCAACAAGCGGTGGAGACGGCCAGAGAAGCCGCATCCTCGGAAGCAGTGATTCTACTGACCGGCGAAAGCGGCACCGGCAAGACCATGCTCGCCCGGGCTATCCACGAATGGAGCGGATATCAATCCGGGCCGTTTGGCGTGGTCTCCTGTCCGACCATCCCGAAAGAACTTCTGGAGAGCGAACTCTTCGGCCATGTGAAAGGAGCGTTCACCGGGGCTATTCAGGATAATCCGGGGCGGATTGCCGCGACAGAGGGCGGCACCCTCTTCCTGGATGAGATCGGAGACATGCCACTTGACGTGCAGCCCAAACTCTTGCGTTTCCTCCAGGAACGCACGTATGAGCGGGTCGGGGAGCACCAATCCCGCGAAGCGCATGTTCGCATTATCGCGGCAACAAATACCGATCTCCAACAGGCGGCAGAAGACGGACGTTTTCGGGAAGACCTGTTTTATCGACTCAACGTGATTGACATCCACCTGCCGCCGCTCCGGGAACGTCCCGATGACATCCCGGTGCTGGCCAACGCCTTCCTGGACTTCTTTGCCAGGACGAACCATAAGCCGTCACTCCGTTTACCTGATGAGACCGTCGATATCTTCCAGGAGTACGACTGGCCCGGCAATGTTCGCGAATTACGGAACACCATCGAGCGGGCGGTGATCCTGAGTAAAACGGACAACATCACGCCAGATGATCTGCCGGATCGTATCCAGCCGTCACAATCCGAGCCCGACATCGGAGACACCGTAACGCTTGAGGAGCTGGAAGAACTCCATATCCGCCGGGTCCTTGCCCAGACCAGCTCTCTCCAGGAGGCCGCGGATATTCTGGGTATCGATGCCAGCACGCTCTATCGGCGGCGGAAGCAATACGGGATTTAG
- a CDS encoding GIY-YIG nuclease family protein, producing MYKVYVLKSLHRTFHYIGHTGDLPDRFRDHNKGKVRSTKAYRPFRIIYTETYATKSEAAQREYYLKTAAGNMWLRNHLKRVGVW from the coding sequence AGTCTCCACCGAACTTTTCATTATATTGGTCACACCGGTGACCTGCCGGATCGGTTTCGGGATCATAATAAGGGAAAAGTCCGGTCGACGAAGGCCTACCGGCCGTTCCGTATCATCTACACCGAAACATATGCCACTAAATCCGAAGCCGCGCAACGGGAATACTACCTTAAAACCGCCGCTGGGAATATGTGGCTGCGGAATCACCTGAAGCGTGTCGGCGTCTGGTAA
- a CDS encoding mechanosensitive ion channel family protein, whose product MDVIQNLNFQNILQIVEILAGTWILIVLFQKFIPKLANKFSGKPRYYTLATVPMLRLLLILAAGALIIVRIIEPTFENLVALLGAIGIALGFAFKDYVSSLIAGIVSLYEMPYRLGDWITVDDTYGEVTNIGMRAIEIVTPDDTTVVVPHAKIWNQLVHNANNGTQNLMCVADFYLRSYRDPGRIRSILRNVGLTSVYTNVQMPVIVVAEEHPWGTQFQLKAYPVDPKDQFQLRTDMILRGKDTLHREGYEFVQVYAVPQNAA is encoded by the coding sequence ATGGACGTGATACAAAATCTCAATTTTCAGAACATCCTGCAGATAGTTGAAATCCTTGCTGGCACGTGGATTCTCATCGTGCTGTTCCAGAAATTCATCCCGAAACTGGCAAACAAATTCTCCGGCAAGCCGCGTTATTACACCCTGGCTACGGTTCCGATGCTGCGGCTGCTTCTTATTCTGGCTGCCGGCGCGCTGATTATCGTTCGGATCATCGAGCCAACATTCGAAAACCTGGTGGCGCTCCTCGGTGCGATTGGTATCGCCCTGGGATTCGCCTTTAAGGATTACGTCAGCAGCCTCATCGCCGGGATTGTCTCCCTGTATGAAATGCCCTATCGGCTCGGCGACTGGATCACTGTGGATGACACCTACGGTGAGGTCACCAACATTGGAATGCGGGCTATCGAAATAGTCACCCCGGATGATACCACCGTCGTTGTCCCTCACGCCAAAATCTGGAACCAACTGGTCCACAACGCCAATAACGGAACGCAAAACCTGATGTGTGTTGCGGATTTTTATTTGCGATCGTACAGAGATCCGGGTCGAATTCGCAGTATCCTGCGGAATGTCGGGCTCACCAGCGTCTATACCAATGTTCAAATGCCGGTGATCGTCGTCGCCGAAGAACATCCCTGGGGCACACAGTTTCAACTAAAGGCATACCCGGTTGATCCCAAAGATCAATTCCAGCTGCGTACTGACATGATCCTGCGTGGCAAAGACACCCTTCACCGGGAAGGATACGAATTCGTGCAGGTGTACGCTGTACCTCAAAATGCGGCTTGA
- a CDS encoding patatin-like phospholipase family protein, translating into MQNEKLGSNIGLALGGGAVLGAAHVGVLQALDEQGIKPAAITGTSIGAFIAAMYAFGLSLPEIEEIALDLDWLNISQVSLSRYGLLSNDKMGDLLDEVIGEVDFQEADIPLAMIAADIRTGEKVVLDSGDVAMAVMASTCLPGIYTPVEHQDHLLVDGGIVENVPVSPLKSMAVDSIIGVDLLSSQGLDSPDNIIDILVNAYNISTRNVTRIQLEDADLVISPDLSAFNMTDTGQVPDLIQAGYDATQLLGKD; encoded by the coding sequence ATGCAAAACGAAAAATTGGGTTCGAATATCGGTCTGGCGCTCGGCGGCGGGGCTGTCCTTGGGGCGGCTCATGTCGGCGTACTCCAGGCACTGGATGAGCAGGGTATTAAGCCAGCCGCAATCACCGGAACAAGTATCGGCGCGTTCATCGCTGCCATGTATGCCTTCGGTTTATCACTTCCGGAGATCGAAGAGATCGCCCTGGACCTGGACTGGCTGAATATCTCACAGGTCTCCCTGTCCCGGTATGGGCTCCTGTCCAATGATAAGATGGGCGATCTCCTGGATGAGGTCATTGGCGAGGTGGATTTTCAGGAGGCTGACATCCCGCTGGCGATGATAGCCGCGGATATCCGCACCGGAGAAAAAGTCGTCCTCGATTCCGGCGATGTGGCTATGGCGGTCATGGCGAGCACCTGTCTGCCGGGGATCTATACTCCGGTCGAGCACCAGGACCATCTCCTTGTTGACGGCGGTATTGTAGAAAATGTCCCGGTTTCTCCATTAAAATCGATGGCGGTAGATTCGATTATTGGAGTGGACTTACTCTCTTCCCAGGGACTGGATTCCCCCGATAATATTATCGATATTCTGGTGAACGCTTATAATATCTCCACCCGGAATGTTACGCGGATACAGCTCGAAGATGCTGACCTGGTGATATCGCCGGACCTTTCGGCATTTAATATGACGGATACCGGGCAGGTACCGGATCTAATTCAGGCGGGATATGATGCCACACAACTTCTCGGTAAAGATTAA